In the Clupea harengus chromosome 16, Ch_v2.0.2, whole genome shotgun sequence genome, one interval contains:
- the LOC116224072 gene encoding uncharacterized protein LOC116224072 isoform X1, whose protein sequence is MSDMEYVRPSTWTQFLFLALCVFEFGTPALGKAKMDVYDYLWDNNKDIAEETLHVPFLEHMQMGDLQADYYVNFMIQDINYLLNVTDILEKMCLEVKCPADLQVFMKKRFISYKSYAADTLKKFNLKGVSDIIPTPAMEKYLSQYRAISENKEAIYFAVALLPCARLWLWLARQLKESYCNAYFTWKKENSHGHPENHYRALLNKYLTTPAQIKRANVIFRQQIQNEHDFFASSLEE, encoded by the exons ATGTCAG aTATGGAATATGTCCGGCCCTCGACTTGGACGCAGTTTTTATttttggccctctgtgtatttgagtttggcACCCCTGCTCTAGGTAAAG CGAAAATGGATGTCTATGACTACCTGTGGGACAACAATAAGGATATTGCTGAGGAGACATTGCATGTGCCATTTCTAGAGCACATGCAAATGGGGGACCTCCAGGCAGACTACTATGTCAACTTCATGATCCAGGACATCAATTATCTCCTGAACGTCACAGACATTTTGGAGAAGATGTGTCTGGAGGTGAAGTGCCCTGCGGACCTCCAAGTGTTCATGAAGAAAAGATTTATCAGCTACAAGAGCTATGCTGCTGACACACTAAAAAAATTCAACCTCAAA GGTGTGTCAGACATTATTCCGACCCCTGCCATGGAGAAGTACCTGTCACAATACAGAGCCATTAGCGAGAATAAGGAGGCCATTTACTTTGCCGTGGCTCTCCTTCCCTGCGCGAGGCTCTGGCTGTGGCTGGCCAGGCAGCTCAAGGAGAGCTACTGCAACGCGTACTTCACCTGGAAGAAGGAAAACTCGCACGGCCACCCGGAAAACCACTACAGGGCGCTGCTCAACAAGTATCTGACCACCCCAGCGCAGATTAAACGGGCCAATGTCATCTTCCGCCAACAAATACAGAATGAGCATGATTTCTTTGCATCCTCACTCGAAGAGTAG
- the LOC116224072 gene encoding uncharacterized protein LOC116224072 isoform X2 yields MSDMEYVRPSTWTQFLFLALCVFEFGTPALAKMDVYDYLWDNNKDIAEETLHVPFLEHMQMGDLQADYYVNFMIQDINYLLNVTDILEKMCLEVKCPADLQVFMKKRFISYKSYAADTLKKFNLKGVSDIIPTPAMEKYLSQYRAISENKEAIYFAVALLPCARLWLWLARQLKESYCNAYFTWKKENSHGHPENHYRALLNKYLTTPAQIKRANVIFRQQIQNEHDFFASSLEE; encoded by the exons ATGTCAG aTATGGAATATGTCCGGCCCTCGACTTGGACGCAGTTTTTATttttggccctctgtgtatttgagtttggcACCCCTGCTCTAG CGAAAATGGATGTCTATGACTACCTGTGGGACAACAATAAGGATATTGCTGAGGAGACATTGCATGTGCCATTTCTAGAGCACATGCAAATGGGGGACCTCCAGGCAGACTACTATGTCAACTTCATGATCCAGGACATCAATTATCTCCTGAACGTCACAGACATTTTGGAGAAGATGTGTCTGGAGGTGAAGTGCCCTGCGGACCTCCAAGTGTTCATGAAGAAAAGATTTATCAGCTACAAGAGCTATGCTGCTGACACACTAAAAAAATTCAACCTCAAA GGTGTGTCAGACATTATTCCGACCCCTGCCATGGAGAAGTACCTGTCACAATACAGAGCCATTAGCGAGAATAAGGAGGCCATTTACTTTGCCGTGGCTCTCCTTCCCTGCGCGAGGCTCTGGCTGTGGCTGGCCAGGCAGCTCAAGGAGAGCTACTGCAACGCGTACTTCACCTGGAAGAAGGAAAACTCGCACGGCCACCCGGAAAACCACTACAGGGCGCTGCTCAACAAGTATCTGACCACCCCAGCGCAGATTAAACGGGCCAATGTCATCTTCCGCCAACAAATACAGAATGAGCATGATTTCTTTGCATCCTCACTCGAAGAGTAG